A single Anopheles arabiensis isolate DONGOLA chromosome 2, AaraD3, whole genome shotgun sequence DNA region contains:
- the LOC120897324 gene encoding odorant receptor 22c-like, which translates to MVPFGAAASNPRDAETTPQWDIFKLQRKILLIFGVWPADRLVRPWYVKMLIAINLATLAICMVGEFLHGLYAYQEGDLSESIESICPTVARISGLLRMVFYLANEEKIHRVLNNISKTLQEEHPREHTITKQLTTLGQQFTFYLFLMMFFAACLYGVTPFFIMIYNWVQGQRPLVKLLPFKLALPFDSQHLFHFVVTTLFLNYASAPTITSQSGSDALFSGVCLYIYGQFQAIRLEVEALAETVDRNTLKSSAAETHRINLELRRISKRHQAIIDLVSEVRSAFTPNVLLVYTATAIIMCIVCIAMLVVEGIYKLTYLPYAFAELTLLFLYSYSGTIIRDSSEAVQTVAYDFPWYRYDRNTRHLIQLMMIRAQYGSNVDVPFFETSMASFSAIVRTASSYITLMKSFL; encoded by the exons ATGGTGCCGTTTGGTGCTGCAGCTTCTAATCCACGGGACGCGGAAACTACGCCACAGTGGGACATCTTCAAGCTGCAGCGTAAGATCCTGCTCATCTTTGGAGTCTGGCCAGCGGATCGGTTGGTGCGCCCGTGGTATGTGAAGATGCTGATTGCCATCAATCTGGCAACGCTTGCCATCTGCATGGTGGGTGAGTTTCTGCACGGGCTGTACGCTTACCAGGAGGGCGACCTGAGCGAATCGATCGAAAGCATCTGCCCAACGGTGGCGCGAATATCGGGCTTGCTACGGATGGTGTTTTATCTTGCTAATGAGGAGAAAATCCACCGCGTGCTGAACAACATCAGCAAGACGCTGCAAG AGGAGCATCCGCGGGAGCACACCATCACCAAACAGCTGACAACGCTGGGGCAACAGTTTACCTTCTACCTATTCCTGATGATGTTTTTTGCCGCCTGTCTCTACGGAGTTACACCCTTTTTTATCATGATCTACAATTGGGTCCAGGGACAGAGGCCGCTCGTCAAGCTTCTGCCATTCAAGTTGGC CTTGCCCTTTGACTCCCAGCACCTTTTTCACTTTGTCGTAACTACATTATTCCTAAACTACGCTTCTGCACCCACCATAACCTCGCAGTCGGGCAGCGATGCACTCTTCAGTGGAGTTTGCCTCTACATTTACGGTCAGTTTCAAGCGATCCGGCTGGAGGTGGAAGCACTCGCCGAAACGGTAGACAGGAACACGCTGAAAAGCTCCGCTGCTGAAACGCATCGCATCAATCTCGAGCTGAGACGCATCAGTAAGCGCCATCAGGCAATCATTGACCTTGTGTCGGAGGTGCGGTCCGCCTTTACGCCGAATGTGCTGCTCGTCTACACGGCCACCGCGATCATCATGTGCATCGTGTGCATCGCCATGCTTGTG GTGGAAGGAATCTACAAGCTCACCTACCTGCCGTACGCGTTTGCCGAGCTGACGTTACTGTTTCTCTACTCGTACAGCGGCACAATCATCCGCGATTCG AGTGAAGCCGTGCAGACGGTGGCGTACGATTTCCCGTGGTACCGGTACGACCGCAACACTCGCCATCTTATACAATTGATGATGATTAGGGCGCAGTACGGATCGAACGTTGATGTGCCTTTCTTCGAAACCTCGATGGCAAGCTTTTCGGCG ATCGTTCGTACAGCTTCATCGTACATCACACTGATGAAGTCCTTTTTGTAA
- the LOC120897322 gene encoding uncharacterized protein K02A2.6-like encodes MSTNENGASDGASEGESRRSPLIRPSAFTPAQPFASAHDVNAQRLHLQPHRGPAGSSLGVPAGSSLGVPAAPSLSISPTPSLHPEGASSQEAGSSPDSAMIYQMLQLMQKQMAQQQQMMSQLMQLHPLPQTSQPQQHSQQQSFVPQQQSFVPQQQSFVPQQQSFVPQQQSFVPQQQPELTMDALASSISEFRYEAESDVTFSAWFSRYDDLFKQDASRLDDAAKVRLLVRKLGTTEHSRYTSFILPRVPRDVSFQDTVSILSSLFGRAESLVSKRYKCMKLTKAQSEDILTFICRVNRSCVDYQFSSMSENQFKCLTLVCGLKDEADSDIRTRLLARIEERSDVTLEDLAAECQRIKSLKVDSAMIGTESRERVLAVHGAGMQSNQRYHRSGTQPANFRKQKSSDSGASAKPSKPCWLCGELHWSRDCKFKSHKCSNCGKIGHREGFCRTSGPIRRQRNFRKHRQVTSRVVTVNICRVNDRRKYVNLTICGQHVSLQLDTGSDITVISRSLWQQLGKPSLVPAEVNARTASGEELQLDGEFETSIEMAGKTREAIIRVTRANILLLGADLIDQFGLSSLPMDSYCKMVSSSGYIKGLQAKFPTVFSGTGLCTKSRIHLQLKEDARPVFCPKRPVAYAMIETVNKELDRLEQLNIITRVDFSEWAAPIVVVRKANGNIRICGDYSTGLNDALQPLEYPLPLPEDIFSKLAHSSWFSKVDLSDAFLQVEIHEQYRPLLTINTHRGLYHYNRLPPGIKVAPAAFQQIIDRMLAGLQGTSGYMDDVVVGGKTEEEHDENLTKLFQRLKQFGFSVRADKCSLKMKQIDYLGHVIDRHGIRPNPAKIEAIKNLPAPTDIKGVRSFLGAVNFYGKFVPKMRELRYPLDNLLKSDTKFAWNMQCEKAFKYFKEILSSDLLLTHYDPTAEIIVAADASSVGLGATISHKFGDGSIKVVQHASRALTTTEEKYSQIDREGLAIVFAVTKFHKMLYGRSFRLQTDHRPLLRIFGSKKGIPVFTANRLQRFALTLQLYDFSIEYVPTGNFGNADILSRLIRNHAKPETEYVIASLQLEEDVRSVVLNMINTFPLNFRDIEEGTRTDSLLWKVHKYIQEGWPSDSSYGMELARFYNRKDDLSTVGDCVLFRERVVIPRKLRMRCLNQLHRGHPGIQRMKSVARSYLYWPSIDEDIADCVSSCTACMAVAKSPPLLEPKFWPKTTKPWERVHIDYAGPVDGAYFLIVVDAFSKWPEVMKTITTTTTATISMLRSIFARFGMPEKLVSDNGAQFTSDAFKDYCKQSGIEHIKTPPFHPQSNGQAERFVDTMKRALKKNPIR; translated from the coding sequence ATGAGCACCAACGAAAACGGTGCATCAGACGGAGCTAGCGAAGGCGAATCGCGTCGATCACCGTTGATCCGCCCCAGCGCTTTTACACCAGCGCAACCCTTCGCATCAGCGCACGACGTCAATGCACAACGCTTGCATCTACAACCGCACCGAGGACCAGCGGGGTCATCGCTCGGCGTACCAGCGGGGTCATCGCTCGGCGTACCAGCGGCGCCATCGCTCAGCATATCGCCGACGCCATCGCTGCACCCAGAAGGAGCGTCATCTCAGGAAGCAGGATCGTCCCCAGACAGCGCGATGATCTACCAAATGCTGCAATTAATGCAGAAGCAGATggcccaacagcagcaaatgatGTCGCAATTAATGCAATTGCACCCGCTCCCGCAAACGTCGCAGCCCCAGCAGCATTCGCAGCAGCAGTCTTTCGtcccgcagcagcagtctttcgtcccgcagcagcagtctttcgtcccgcagcagcagtctttcgtcccgcagcagcagtctttcgtcccgcagcagcagcccgagcTTACCATGGATGCTTTGGCGAGCAGCATTTCCGAGTTTCGGTACGAGGCCGAGTCGGACGTTACGTTTTCCGCCTGGTTTTCACGTTACGACGACCTGTTTAAGCAGGACGCCTCCCGACTCGACGACGCGGCGAAAGTTCGTTTACTCGTGCGTAAGCTGGGCACGACAGAGCATTCACGGTATACCAGCTTTATCCTTCCACGAGTTCCGCGCGATGTGAGTTTTCAAGACACAGTCAGCATATTGAGTTCGCTTTTCGGAAGGGCTGAGTCGCTTGTCAGCAAACGATACAAATGCATGAAGCTGACAAAAGCGCAATCCGAAGACATACTCACATTCATCTGCCGCGTGAACCGATCGTGCGTCGACTACCAGTTTTCGTCCATGAGTGAGAATCAGTTTAAGTGTTTGACGCTCGTGTGTGGACTAAAGGATGAGGCTGATTCAGACATCCGCACACGACTTCTCGCACGCATCGAGGAACGAAGTGACGTTACTTTGGAGGATCTTGCAGCAGAGTGCCAGCGGATAAAGAGCCTGAAGGTTGACAGCGCGATGATTGGAACGGAGTCGCGTGAACGAGTCCTTGCAGTGCACGGTGCAGGTATGCAGTCGAACCAGCGGTACCATCGATCGGGCACGCAACCAGCTAATTTCCGGAAGCAGAAATCGAGTGATTCCGGAGCATCGGCGAAACCATCGAAACCCTGCTGGTTATGCGGTGAGCTTCATTGGTCCAGAGACTGCAAGTTCAAATCGCATAAGTGCTCCAATTGTGGAAAAATCGGTCATCGGGAAGGGTTTTGCCGCACATCAGGACCGATAAGACGACAGCGCAACTTTCGAAAGCACCGGCAGGTAACATCACGTGTTGTAACTGTGAATATTTGCAGGGTTAACGACAGACGAAAATACGTCAACCTGACCATATGTGGTCAACACGTGAGCTTGCAGCTGGACACTGGGTCGGACATAACAGTCATCAGTCGCTCGTTGTGGCAACAACTGGGCAAACCATCGTTAGTTCCGGCAGAGGTCAACGCTAGGACAGCATCGGGTGAGGAGCTTCAACTCGACGGTGAATTCGAAACCAGCATTGAAATGGCAGGTAAAACGAGGGAAGCTATCATTCGGGTGACACgagcaaacattttattgtTGGGTGCTGATCTCATCGATCAATTTGGTCTCAGTTCGCTACCAATGGATAGCTACTGCAAAATGGTATCGTCAAGCGGCTACATCAAGGGTCTCCAAGCTAAATTTCCGACAGTTTTTAGCGGTACGGGGCTATGCACTAAAAGCCGCATCCACTTGCAGTTGAAAGAAGACGCTCGACCCGTGTTTTGTCCAAAAAGGCCTGTCGCTTATGCCATGATTGAGACGGTCAACAAAGAGCTGGATAGGTTGGAACAATTGAATATCATCACGCGCGTAGACTTTTCCGAATGGGCAGCCCCGATCGTAGTCGTACGAAAGGCAAATGGCAACATCCGCATCTGTGGCGACTACTCGACTGGCTTAAACGATGCGCTTCAGCCACTCGAATATCCATTGCCATTGCCCGAAGATATTTTTTCGAAGCTTGCGCACAGTAGTTGGTTCAGCAAAGTAGACCTGTCAGACGCGTTCCTCCAGGTCGAGATTCACGAACAATATCGTCCATTGCTTACCATTAACACCCATAGAGGTTTATACCATTATAACCGCCTTCCTCCAGGCATAAAAGTAGCCCCAGCCGCGTTCCAGCAGATTATAGATAGAATGCTGGCAGGATTGCAGGGAACTTCTGGCTATATGGATGATGTGGTTGTCGGGGGGAAAACAGAGGAAGAGCATGACGAAAATCTAACGAAACTTTTTCAACGCCTCAAACAATTTGGTTTTTCCGTCCGAGCAGACAAATGCTCGTTGAAGATGAAGCAAATCGATTACCTTGGGCACGTAATCGACCGTCATGGTATCCGACCGAATCCTGCGAAAATCGAGGCAATAAAAAATCTTCCCGCACCTACTGATATCAAAGGCGTGCGCTCTTTCCTCGGAGCAGTAAATTTTTATGGAAAGTTTGTGCCAAAAATGCGCGAATTGAGGTATCCGCTTGATAACTTGCTGAAAAGTGACACAAAATTCGCTTGGAATATGCAATGTGAAAAggcatttaaatattttaaagaaatcCTATCATCCGATCTCCTCCTCACCCACTACGACCCCACCGCAGAGATTATTGTGGCAGCGGATGCATCATCAGTGGGACTAGGAGCCACCATTTCTCACAAGTTTGGCGATGGCTCAATAAAGGTCGTTCAGCATGCGTCACGTGCTTTGACAACAACGGAGGAAAAATATAGTCAAATAGATCGCGAAGGGTTGGCCATTGTATTTGCCGTAACTAAATTTCACAAGATGCTTTATGGTCGTTCTTTCAGGCTCCAAACCGACCACCGTCCCTTATTACGCATCTTCGGCTCAAAGAAAGGCATCCCAGTATTCACAGCGAATAGACTGCAACGCTTTGCGCTAACACTGCAGTTATACGACTTTTCGATAGAGTACGTCCCCACCGGAAACTTTGGAAATGCTGACATTCTCTCAAGGCTCATAAGAAATCACGCTAAACCGGAGACAGAATACGTCATCGCCAGCCTCCAGCTAGAAGAGGATGTAAGGTCCGTAGTTCTCAACATGATTAATACATTCCCTCTCAATTTCAGAGACATAGAGGAAGGGACACGGACAGATTCCCTACTATGGAAGGTTCACAAATACATCCAAGAAGGCTGGCCGTCTGACTCGTCATATGGAATGGAGTTAGCACGCTTCTATAATAGAAAGGATGACCTGTCGACCGTAGGTGATTGTGTTCTTTTTAGAGAGAGAGTAGTAATACCCAGAAAACTACGCATGCGGTGCTTGAATCAACTTCATAGAGGGCATCCAGGGATTCAACGCATGAAGTCCGTCGCTCGCAGCTATTTATACTGGCCATCTATTGATGAGGATATAGCCGACTGCGTTTCCAGCTGTACAGCATGCATGGCAGTCGCAAAA